The following proteins are co-located in the Pyrobaculum calidifontis JCM 11548 genome:
- a CDS encoding arginase family protein, producing the protein MLLTHVKFDEWPAKALREMGAEAVEGVGAWEDLLLVHSEIFLRAAKRAGERPLLAVAVANAALGKRQAVFYIGGTMMAGPHAARGGHFFNAVVYIARKLGAAVVSIDGHFPRGTWEAHMEYKFPLYLIYGGADGPPQRYIHRRGHKAVAIPMPPGAGDRSFWLAISHVLKAEGPLAIHLGFDIHREDPTGHFFAGEYLFYKLGEALRGRQFYISIECTSTPKVFASALGSLLAGVAGRGAEPAPGEESEEALREVRRVVSSVFKK; encoded by the coding sequence GTGTTGCTTACACATGTCAAATTCGACGAGTGGCCTGCCAAGGCGTTGAGAGAAATGGGCGCGGAGGCTGTGGAAGGGGTGGGCGCCTGGGAGGACTTACTGCTTGTGCACAGCGAGATCTTTCTGCGGGCTGCCAAGAGGGCTGGCGAGCGCCCGCTCTTGGCCGTTGCCGTGGCTAACGCCGCCTTGGGCAAGAGGCAGGCGGTGTTTTACATAGGTGGCACAATGATGGCGGGGCCCCACGCGGCTAGAGGTGGCCACTTCTTCAACGCCGTTGTCTATATAGCGAGGAAGCTAGGCGCCGCTGTTGTGTCTATAGACGGCCACTTTCCGCGCGGCACGTGGGAGGCGCATATGGAGTATAAATTTCCGCTGTATTTAATATACGGCGGCGCCGACGGCCCCCCTCAGAGGTATATACATAGGCGTGGACACAAGGCAGTGGCCATTCCCATGCCGCCTGGCGCCGGGGACAGGAGCTTTTGGCTGGCCATATCCCACGTGCTAAAGGCGGAGGGACCCTTGGCAATACACCTTGGCTTTGATATACATAGGGAAGACCCCACGGGGCACTTCTTCGCTGGCGAGTACCTCTTCTACAAGCTTGGGGAAGCGCTTAGGGGGCGGCAGTTCTACATATCTATAGAGTGTACCTCTACGCCTAAGGTGTTCGCCTCGGCGTTGGGGAGCCTTTTGGCGGGCGTCGCTGGCAGAGGAGCAGAGCCGGCGCCTGGCGAGGAGAGTGAAGAGGCTTTGCGCGAGGTGAGGCGCGTTGTAAGTAGTGTTTTTAAAAAATAG
- a CDS encoding PaREP1 family protein: MYEAIERPLPKPSSADYASARLLEALVETKLAIDFLRRGLTRNAAGKAFQAWRTVLAVLLKLELERLKALAKTEEERRWLEERAVPRVPTTKMIPLSQMLRELGYRDVSAWTNLALNLHDYQYHGPDPDMALIKYRTREEAARAVVELVSAVVDYVQRLREKVQFSEEVEKALEGVRAELAVL; this comes from the coding sequence ATGTACGAAGCCATAGAGAGACCTCTTCCAAAGCCCTCCTCCGCCGACTACGCCTCTGCCCGCCTACTCGAAGCGTTGGTGGAGACCAAGCTTGCCATTGACTTCCTCAGACGCGGCCTTACTCGCAACGCGGCTGGAAAGGCCTTCCAGGCGTGGAGGACTGTGCTGGCGGTCCTCCTCAAGCTTGAGCTAGAGCGGCTGAAGGCCTTGGCAAAGACAGAAGAGGAGAGGAGGTGGCTAGAGGAGAGGGCGGTGCCCCGAGTCCCCACTACGAAGATGATACCGCTTTCGCAGATGTTGAGAGAATTGGGGTACCGAGATGTGTCTGCGTGGACGAATTTGGCGCTAAATCTCCACGACTACCAATACCACGGACCAGACCCAGACATGGCGTTGATCAAGTACCGCACAAGGGAGGAGGCGGCGAGGGCAGTGGTAGAGCTTGTATCAGCCGTGGTTGACTATGTGCAACGCTTGAGGGAAAAGGTGCAGTTTAGTGAGGAGGTTGAGAAGGCGCTAGAAGGCGTCAGGGCTGAGTTGGCTGTATTGTGA
- a CDS encoding prephenate dehydratase yields MLKKRAKYNVPPLIDGPLATVIAAEVGKLHKPTVAYLGPERSFTWEAAVALFPHGVYKPAKTITDVFKAVEAGDALYGVVPFINSLEGPVGETVDALATHDLKIVAMGELRIVLCLAKKGVPRVVYTHPHAAAQARRALQALGAEVVYTASTSEAVREFEKCDNCAVLASPKALEGVEKTCGVEDAESYTRFAVVSREGGVGERALLIFAVPNVPGALHKALGPLARRGINMTLIYSRPTKLSPWDYYFLAEVQSGEGLEEALEEMGHYTTMLKVAGRYNIVTIQPTQP; encoded by the coding sequence CTGCTTAAAAAGCGGGCAAAGTACAACGTCCCGCCGCTCATCGACGGCCCCCTTGCCACAGTCATAGCTGCCGAGGTCGGCAAATTGCACAAGCCCACTGTGGCCTACCTCGGCCCAGAGCGCTCATTCACGTGGGAGGCGGCAGTCGCGCTGTTTCCCCACGGCGTGTATAAACCGGCTAAAACCATCACCGACGTGTTTAAGGCCGTTGAGGCCGGCGACGCGTTGTACGGAGTTGTCCCATTTATAAACAGCCTAGAGGGGCCCGTGGGGGAGACCGTAGACGCCTTAGCCACCCACGACTTGAAGATTGTGGCAATGGGCGAGCTTAGGATTGTGCTCTGCTTGGCAAAGAAGGGCGTGCCGCGTGTTGTTTATACGCACCCCCACGCGGCGGCGCAGGCGCGCAGAGCGCTACAAGCCCTAGGCGCAGAGGTGGTCTACACCGCGTCGACCTCGGAGGCGGTTAGGGAGTTCGAGAAATGCGACAACTGCGCCGTCTTAGCTTCTCCAAAGGCGTTGGAGGGCGTGGAGAAGACCTGCGGCGTTGAAGACGCTGAGAGCTACACGAGGTTCGCAGTAGTTTCGCGAGAAGGCGGCGTGGGGGAGAGGGCGCTACTCATATTCGCAGTGCCAAACGTCCCCGGGGCGCTCCACAAGGCGCTGGGTCCCCTCGCGAGGCGCGGGATAAACATGACCCTGATCTACTCCAGGCCCACGAAGCTCTCCCCCTGGGACTACTACTTCTTGGCGGAGGTGCAAAGCGGCGAGGGGCTGGAAGAGGCCTTGGAGGAGATGGGCCACTACACCACAATGCTAAAAGTGGCGGGCAGATACAACATAGTCACAATACAGCCAACTCAGCCCTGA